From Streptomyces sp. Edi4, one genomic window encodes:
- a CDS encoding FtsX-like permease family protein, with protein sequence MALRTLRFRKGGFVATFIAIFFGAALIMACGGLMESGVRDAVPAQRLAAAPLVVTGDQTYDGSQLAERVRLDAAQVRAVAAVPGVEKAISDVSFPVAVVRDGRPVTDLSDNATATEHRPLGHGWDSARLTPYTLASGSQPQAAGDVVLDTALATRAGASVGDRVSVVAGGRTQEFRLSGIVKQAGGRTASQPAVFFTDKRAGELSGRPGTADAIGVLPKPGTDVADLATLVKNAAKGSAVVTLTGDNRGLAEFPQAAASQKSLITLSAIFGGWAILVAMFGASSTLGLTIQQRHREMALMKAIGTTPRQLRRMILGETLFVAIVASVLGCLPGALLSELLFDKLVSAGMVSGAVEFRLSVVPAVVAVLASLLAGVGAAYITARKIAKTRATEALAESSMEGRWLTRTRIILSVLFLVGGAGMAVMTMTMMKGDLTASTAGPACIMWAIGLALLAPGFTKIIVALLQGPLRALGGLSGQMAVLNSRAHTIRMAATITPIILLTGIATGTLYMQQIEDASNRSAHTGILRADDVLTSKTGPIAPGTLSRVRQVPGVEAASDYVTSTGFMQNPEDAAQTSDGRPLQAVGDIRNLSVRAAAGSLEDLRGDSVALPVDYASTLGSGVGTSVTLRLGDGTQAKVKVVATYRAEGETTALLLPSSLLAAHTTDGAASQILVRHAPGADAAQVTDAVTALVKDQPGVEVTDSAALVAGRTEGQQQLATINYLVVGMIVGYTAISVVNTLIAATGRRRREFGLQQLTGFTRRQVMAMMSLESVLTAVVGVLLGTVAATITLFPYSVAKLDRVVPSVPAWIYLAVVAGAVAITFAATLLPAWRATKLRPVEAATAAA encoded by the coding sequence TTGGCTCTGCGTACGCTGCGGTTCCGCAAGGGCGGATTCGTGGCCACCTTCATCGCCATCTTCTTCGGCGCAGCCCTCATCATGGCGTGCGGCGGTCTCATGGAGAGCGGCGTCCGCGACGCGGTGCCGGCTCAGCGCCTGGCCGCGGCCCCCCTTGTGGTGACCGGCGACCAGACGTACGACGGCTCCCAACTGGCCGAGCGGGTACGGCTCGACGCGGCCCAGGTACGCGCCGTGGCGGCGGTGCCCGGGGTGGAGAAGGCCATCTCGGACGTGTCCTTCCCGGTCGCGGTCGTCCGTGACGGCCGTCCGGTGACGGACCTCTCCGACAACGCGACCGCCACCGAGCACCGTCCGCTCGGCCACGGCTGGGACTCGGCGCGGCTGACCCCCTACACCCTCGCCTCGGGCTCCCAGCCGCAGGCGGCCGGTGACGTGGTGCTCGACACCGCACTGGCGACGCGTGCCGGCGCCTCCGTCGGCGACCGGGTCAGTGTCGTGGCCGGGGGCCGGACGCAGGAGTTCCGGCTGAGCGGAATCGTCAAACAGGCCGGTGGCCGTACGGCGTCACAGCCCGCGGTGTTCTTCACCGACAAGCGGGCCGGCGAGCTGAGCGGCCGGCCCGGCACGGCGGACGCGATCGGTGTGCTGCCCAAGCCGGGCACCGACGTGGCCGACCTGGCCACCCTGGTCAAGAACGCCGCCAAGGGCTCGGCGGTCGTCACGCTGACCGGCGACAACCGGGGGCTCGCGGAGTTCCCGCAGGCCGCCGCCAGCCAGAAGAGCCTGATCACCCTGTCCGCGATCTTCGGCGGCTGGGCGATCCTGGTCGCCATGTTCGGGGCGTCCTCGACGCTGGGTCTGACCATCCAGCAGCGCCACCGCGAAATGGCCCTGATGAAGGCGATCGGCACCACCCCGCGACAGCTGCGCCGCATGATCCTGGGCGAGACGCTGTTCGTCGCGATCGTGGCGTCGGTGCTGGGCTGCCTGCCCGGCGCGCTGCTCAGCGAGCTCCTTTTCGACAAGCTGGTGTCCGCCGGGATGGTCTCGGGGGCCGTCGAGTTCCGGCTGAGCGTGGTGCCGGCCGTGGTGGCCGTGCTCGCCTCGCTGCTCGCCGGGGTCGGCGCCGCGTACATCACCGCACGGAAGATCGCCAAGACGCGGGCCACCGAGGCGCTTGCCGAGTCGTCGATGGAGGGCCGCTGGCTGACCCGCACCCGGATCATCCTCTCGGTGCTCTTCCTGGTCGGCGGCGCGGGCATGGCCGTGATGACGATGACGATGATGAAGGGCGATCTGACGGCCAGCACGGCGGGACCGGCCTGCATCATGTGGGCGATCGGTCTCGCGCTGCTCGCCCCCGGCTTCACCAAGATCATCGTGGCGCTGCTCCAGGGCCCGCTGCGCGCCCTCGGCGGTCTGTCGGGACAGATGGCGGTGCTCAACTCCCGGGCGCACACGATCCGGATGGCCGCCACCATCACGCCGATCATCCTCCTGACCGGCATCGCCACCGGCACGCTGTACATGCAGCAGATCGAGGACGCCTCCAACCGCTCCGCGCACACCGGGATCCTGCGGGCCGACGACGTCCTGACGTCCAAGACCGGCCCCATCGCCCCCGGCACGCTGAGCCGGGTGCGCCAGGTGCCGGGTGTCGAGGCCGCGTCGGACTACGTGACGAGCACCGGGTTCATGCAGAACCCCGAGGACGCCGCGCAGACCAGTGACGGCCGGCCGCTCCAGGCCGTCGGTGACATCAGGAACCTCTCGGTGCGGGCCGCCGCCGGATCGCTCGAGGACCTGCGCGGTGACAGCGTCGCGCTGCCCGTCGACTACGCGTCCACCCTGGGCAGCGGGGTGGGAACGTCCGTCACGCTGCGGCTGGGAGACGGCACGCAGGCCAAGGTGAAGGTCGTGGCCACCTACCGCGCTGAGGGCGAGACGACGGCGCTGCTGCTGCCCTCCTCGCTGCTCGCGGCCCACACCACCGACGGCGCGGCGAGCCAGATCCTGGTGCGCCACGCCCCGGGCGCCGACGCCGCACAGGTCACCGACGCGGTGACCGCGCTGGTCAAGGACCAGCCGGGCGTCGAGGTCACCGACAGCGCCGCGCTCGTCGCCGGGCGCACCGAGGGCCAGCAGCAACTGGCCACCATCAACTACCTGGTGGTCGGCATGATCGTCGGATACACCGCGATCTCCGTGGTGAACACCCTGATCGCGGCCACCGGCCGGCGCCGCAGGGAGTTCGGTCTCCAGCAGCTGACGGGCTTCACGCGGCGCCAGGTCATGGCGATGATGAGCCTGGAAAGTGTGCTGACGGCCGTCGTCGGTGTGCTGCTCGGCACCGTCGCCGCCACCATCACGCTCTTCCCGTACAGCGTGGCCAAGCTCGACCGGGTGGTCCCCTCCGTACCGGCGTGGATCTACCTCGCGGTGGTGGCCGGGGCGGTGGCGATCACCTTCGCGGCGACCCTGCTGCCGGCCTGGCGGGCCACCAAGCTGCGCCCGGTGGAAGCCGCCACCGCCGCCGCCTAG
- a CDS encoding ABC transporter ATP-binding protein, producing MDTTAVDDTVRLNAVRKVYGEGANAVTALDGVSLSFQRGSFTAVMGPSGSGKSTFLHCAAGLDRPTSGTVLLDGEDLSGYDETTLTKMRRERIGFIFQSFNLLPALTVLQNVTLPLKLAGRRPDRARVNDVIKRVGLGDRTGRRPAELSGGQQQRVAIARALVTSPAVVFADEPTGALDTRTAREVLRLMQESVRALGQTIVMVTHDPVAASYADRVVFLADGRFVGDLYNPTAEVVAERMTRLGAWADEEPVAYGQQVRNTAGGTY from the coding sequence GACTGAACGCGGTTCGCAAGGTCTATGGCGAGGGCGCCAACGCGGTGACCGCGCTCGACGGCGTGAGCCTGAGTTTTCAGCGCGGCAGCTTCACCGCCGTGATGGGCCCGTCCGGTTCGGGCAAGAGCACCTTCCTGCACTGCGCGGCGGGGCTGGACCGGCCGACGTCCGGCACGGTCCTGCTGGACGGCGAGGATCTGAGCGGCTACGACGAGACCACGCTGACCAAGATGCGGCGCGAGCGCATCGGCTTCATCTTCCAGTCCTTCAACCTGCTGCCGGCCCTCACGGTGCTTCAGAACGTCACGCTGCCGCTGAAGCTCGCCGGCCGCAGGCCGGACCGGGCCCGGGTGAACGACGTGATCAAGCGGGTGGGTCTGGGCGACCGGACGGGGCGCCGTCCCGCCGAGCTCTCCGGCGGCCAGCAGCAGCGCGTGGCGATCGCCCGCGCCCTGGTCACCAGTCCCGCCGTGGTCTTCGCCGACGAGCCGACCGGCGCGCTCGACACCCGCACCGCACGCGAGGTGCTGCGTCTGATGCAGGAGTCGGTACGGGCGCTGGGCCAGACGATCGTGATGGTGACGCACGACCCGGTGGCCGCCTCGTACGCGGACCGGGTGGTCTTCCTCGCCGACGGCAGGTTCGTGGGTGACCTGTACAACCCGACGGCCGAGGTGGTCGCCGAGCGGATGACCCGTCTTGGCGCCTGGGCCGACGAGGAGCCGGTGGCCTACGGCCAGCAGGTGCGCAACACGGCCGGAGGCACGTACTGA